A genomic stretch from Candidatus Schekmanbacteria bacterium includes:
- a CDS encoding efflux RND transporter periplasmic adaptor subunit produces MKKSRMIIAVIVIAVLAGGGFLMFGRKKKENVQYSFASATKGRIVQKVSATGTVNPEVQVLIGSQVSGKISELFADFNSQIKQGQLLAKIDPLIYQARVDQAKFNLNLAGENLKKNEITLKDAEKTLKRMEALNKTGFASDKELDDARTAYDSAAAQIGVSKAQIDQLKAALDESKTNLKYTNIISPVDGIIVTRNVDVGQTVVASMQTPTLFVAAKDLTRMKINTNVDEADIGKISVGQDVEFTVDAYPERTFNGKVSQIRNSPLTVQNVVTYDVVIDVSNPDLILKPGMTTSVNITTSIEDNVLRVPNSALRFIPKELREQMAKNLEIKKKYGYKVWKMGKEGNPFSVDVKPGVTDDVYTQIISGDLKEDDKVIVDATYKE; encoded by the coding sequence ATGAAGAAGAGCAGAATGATTATCGCAGTAATTGTAATTGCAGTTTTAGCAGGCGGAGGTTTCCTGATGTTTGGCAGGAAGAAGAAGGAAAATGTGCAGTATTCCTTCGCTTCTGCAACTAAAGGCAGGATAGTACAGAAAGTTTCTGCTACAGGTACCGTGAATCCCGAAGTGCAGGTTCTTATAGGGAGCCAGGTGTCAGGGAAAATAAGCGAGCTCTTTGCTGATTTTAACAGCCAGATTAAACAGGGACAACTGCTCGCAAAGATAGACCCCCTTATTTATCAGGCACGCGTTGATCAGGCGAAATTTAATCTTAACCTTGCAGGAGAAAATCTGAAAAAAAATGAGATTACGCTTAAAGATGCGGAAAAGACTCTTAAGCGGATGGAAGCTCTCAACAAAACCGGCTTTGCTTCAGACAAGGAGCTTGATGATGCACGCACAGCTTATGATTCAGCAGCAGCCCAGATAGGAGTGTCAAAGGCTCAGATAGATCAATTGAAGGCGGCGCTTGATGAATCAAAGACAAACCTTAAATATACAAATATAATTTCTCCTGTTGACGGGATAATAGTGACGAGAAATGTTGATGTGGGACAGACAGTAGTCGCCAGTATGCAGACGCCTACATTGTTCGTGGCAGCAAAAGATCTTACAAGAATGAAGATTAATACCAATGTTGATGAAGCAGATATTGGGAAAATCTCTGTCGGACAGGATGTTGAATTTACCGTAGATGCATATCCGGAGAGGACATTCAACGGGAAGGTATCACAGATAAGGAACTCTCCGCTTACTGTACAGAACGTCGTTACCTATGATGTAGTGATTGATGTAAGCAACCCGGATTTGATTTTAAAACCAGGCATGACTACTAGCGTGAACATCACCACGAGCATCGAAGACAATGTACTGAGAGTTCCAAATTCAGCCCTACGTTTTATCCCAAAGGAGTTGCGGGAGCAAATGGCAAAAAATCTGGAGATAAAGAAAAAATATGGCTACAAGGTGTGGAAGATGGGAAAAGAGGGCAATCCATTTTCTGTTGATGTTAAACCCGGTGTTACTGATGATGTTTATACGCAGATTATAAGCGGTGATCTAAAAGAGGATGACAAAGTAATCGTAGATGCGACCTACAAGGAATAA